A single Brassica rapa cultivar Chiifu-401-42 chromosome A04, CAAS_Brap_v3.01, whole genome shotgun sequence DNA region contains:
- the LOC103863466 gene encoding syntaxin-122 — protein MNDLLSRSFNRSVSDDSSPPHSHNIEMSKAKYSSGGSCRGGNNLDKFFLDVEEVNSDLKELDRLCHSLQLSHEKSKTLHNAKAVKELKDKMDSDVSTALKTAKRVKVNLKELDRANEVNRSLPESGPGSSSDRQRTSVVNGLRKKLKDAMNNFMRVRETISTEYRDTINRLYFTVTGENPDEDTVDRLISTGESETFLQKAIQEQGRGRILDTINEIQERHDAVKDIEKSLNELHQVFLDMAVLVEHQGEQLEDIESHVKRANSLVRSGADKLVKARFYQKNTRKWTCYAILLLIIIVVLVVLFTVKPWEDNGGGGGGSTRQAAPVQAQPPPPPALNRRLLR, from the exons ATGAACGATCTTCTCTCCCGCTCCTTCAACCGCTCCGTCTCAGACGATTCATCGCCCCCACACTCACACAACATCGAGATGTCAAAGGCGAAGTACTCCTCCGGCGGAAGCTGCCGCGGTGGAAACAACCTTGACAAGTTCTTCCTCGACGTGGAGGAAGTGAACAGCGATCTGAAAGAGCTTGACCGTCTCTGTCACAGCCTCCAGCTGAGCCACGAGAAGAGCAAGACGCTCCATAACGCCAAAGCCGTCAAGGAACTGAAGGACAAGATGGACTCCGACGTCTCGACGGCGCTCAAGACGGCCAAGCGCGTGAAAGTAAACCTCAAGGAGCTGGATCGTGCGAATGAAGTGAACCGGAGTTTACCGGAAAGCGGACCCGGTTCATCGTCTGACCGGCAAAGGACGTCGGTGGTTAATGGGCTAAGGAAGAAGCTAAAGGATGCTATGAACAATTTTATGCGAGTGAGAGAGACTATTTCGACGGAGTACCGAGACACTATTAACCGTTTGTACTTCACCGTCACCGGCGAAAATCCCGACGAAGATACCGTCGATCGTCTAATCTCTACAG GAGAAAGTGAAACGTTTTTGCAGAAAGCGATACAAGAACAAGGTCGAGGTAGGATTTTGGACACAATAAACGAGATACAAGAGAGACACGACGCAGTGAAAGACATTGAGAAGAGCTTGAACGAGCTGCATCAGGTGTTTCTTGATATGGCCGTGTTGGTTGAGCACCAGGGTGAACAGCTCGAGGACATTGAAAGCCACGTCAAACGAGCAAACTCGCTTGTTCGATCTGGTGCGGACAAGCTTGTTAAGGCGCGGTTCTACCAGAAGAACACGCGCAAGTGGACTTGTTATGCCATTTTGCTATTGATCATTATTGTGGTTTTAGTTGTGTTGTTTACTGTTAAGCCTTGGGAAGataatggtggtggtggtggaggttcGACCCGCCAAGCTGCTCCGGTGCAAGCTCAGCCACCGCCACCTCCAGCTCTGAACCGGCGGCTACTTCGTTAA
- the LOC103863468 gene encoding putative deoxyribonuclease TATDN1 isoform X1 gives MASLKMIDIAVNFTADGMFKGVYHGKNCHLPDIATVLNRAWSAGVDRIIVTGGSLEESREALAIAETDARLFCTVGVHPTRCSEFEESGDPEKHYQDLFSLANEGMQKGKVVAIGECGLDYDRLQFCPADIQKKYFEKQFELAYATKLPMFLHMRAAAADFCEIVERNKNRFTGGVAHSFTGSALDRDKLLSFEKMYIGVNGCSLKTAENLDVMKGIPVERMMIETDSPYCEIKNTHAGMKFVKSTWPSKKKEKYDQECIVKGRNEPCLVRQVLEVVAGYKGLGDINQLSSTLYHNTCRVFFPQDLDSAADALLSGHHNTN, from the exons ATGGCGTCGTTGAAGATGATAG ACATAGCAGTTAACTTCACAG CAGATGGGATGTTCAAGGGAGTTTACCATGGAAAGAACTGTCATCTCCCGGACATTGCGACCGTCTTGAACCGAGCTTGGTCTGCCGGAGTCGACAGAATCATA GTAACTGGTGGGTCATTGGAAGAATCAAGAGAAGCTCTTGCAATTGCAGAAACCGatg CAAGGCTGTTTTGTACCGTTGGGGTTCATCCAACTAGATGCAGT GAGTTTGAAGAGAGTGGTGATCCGGAGAAGCATTATCAGGATCTGTTTTCATTAGCCAATGAAGGAATGCAAAAAGGAAAG GTGGTAGCAATTGGTGAATGTGGATTGGATTATGATAGGCTTCAGTTCTGCCCTGCTGATATTCAGAAGAA GTATTTTGAGAAGCAATTCGAACTAGCATATGCTACAAAGCTGCCTATGTTCTTACATATGCGAGCAGCAGCTGCGGATTTCTGTGAAATTGTTGAAAGAAACAAGAACAG GTTCACTGGAGGGGTTGCTCATTCATTTACGGGTAGTGCATTGGACCGTGATAAGCTTCTTTCTTTCGAGAAAATGTACATTG GTGTGAATGGCTGCTCGTTGAAAACAGCTGAGAATCTTGATGTAATGAAAGGGATACCTGTAGAGAGGATGATGATCGAAACCGACTCTCCATACTGTGAGATCAAGAACACACACGCCGGGATGAAGTTTGTAAAGTCGACCTGGCCTtctaagaagaaggagaagtaTGATCAAGAGTGCATTGTCAAAGGCCGTAACGAACCTTGTTTGGTTCG GCAAGTTCTTGAGGTGGTGGCTGGCTATAAAGGACTTGGCGACATCAATCAACTTAGTTCAACCTTGTACCACAACACTTGCAG AGTGTTCTTCCCTCAGGACTTGGATTCTGCTGCAGATGCTCTGCTTTCCGGTCACCACAACACCAACTAG
- the LOC103863467 gene encoding RNA-binding protein CP33, chloroplastic, whose amino-acid sequence MSSLSYCSSTVSVSPAAAANFNPLFSSFSNFRLFNRFAPKSFKLVASFPNPLSLHSNIRRHRFSCAADTEDEIPASSSEDEDEVEEEEEDGKQTTQGSGEEGRLYVGNLPYTITSSELSQLFGQAGTVVDVQIVYDKVTDRSRGFGFVTMGTIEEAKEAIQMFNTSQIGGRTVKVNFPEVPRGGEREVLRAKIRGSNRSYVDSPHKLYAGNLGWNLTSQGLKDAFADQPGALGAKVVYERDSGRSRGFGFVSFESAQDLQSAMSAMNGVEVEGRELRLNLASERDTVPRPSVTEEGSLESSEVLSTIST is encoded by the exons ATGTCGTCGTTATCCTATTGTTCCTCCACCGTGTCCGTATCCCCCGCAGCCGCCGCAAACTTTAACCCGTTATTCTCCTCCTTCTCCAATTTCAGACTCTTCAATCGCTTTGCACCAAAATCCTTCAAACTCGTCGCCAGTTTCCCTAATCCGCTGTCCCTCCATTCCAATATCCGTCGCCACCGTTTCTCCTGCGCCGCCGATACCGAAGACGAAATCCCGGCGTCATCATCAGAAGATGAAGacgaagtagaagaagaagaagaagatgggaaACAGACGACGCAAGGGAGTGGTGAGGAAGGGAGGCTGTACGTTGGGAACTTACCATACACAATCACTTCTTCTGAGCTCTCTCAACTCTTCGGACAAGCTGGAACTGTCGTAGATGTTCAG ATTGTGTATGACAAAGTCACTGACAGAAGCAGAGGGTTTGGATTCGTAACCATGGGAACCATTGAAGAAGCTAAAGAAGCTATTCAGATGTTCAACACCTCT CAAATTGGTGGTAGAACGGTGAAAGTGAACTTCCCGGAGGTGCCAAGAGGCGGAGAGAGAGAAGTATTGAGAGCCAAGATCCGTGGTAGCAACCGGAGTTATGTTGACAGTCCTCACAAGCTCTATGCTGGAAACCTCGGTTGGAATTTAACCTCGCAAGGTCTTAAAGATGCATTTGCAGATCAACCTGGTGCGCTTGGTGCTAAAGTCGTGTATGAAAGAGACAGCGGGAGGTCTCGGGGGTTTGGTTTCGTCTCTTTTGAATCAGCACAAGATCTTCAGTCTGCCATGAGTGCCATGAATGGCGTG GAAGTTGAAGGGAGAGAACTGAGGCTAAATTTGGCGTCAGAGAGAGACACCGTGCCTCGTCCTTCTGTAACAGAAGAAGGCAGTCTTGAGAGCAGTGAGGTGCTTTCAACCATCAGTACATGA
- the LOC103863468 gene encoding putative deoxyribonuclease TATDN1 isoform X2, whose product MASLKMIDIAVNFTDGMFKGVYHGKNCHLPDIATVLNRAWSAGVDRIIVTGGSLEESREALAIAETDARLFCTVGVHPTRCSEFEESGDPEKHYQDLFSLANEGMQKGKVVAIGECGLDYDRLQFCPADIQKKYFEKQFELAYATKLPMFLHMRAAAADFCEIVERNKNRFTGGVAHSFTGSALDRDKLLSFEKMYIGVNGCSLKTAENLDVMKGIPVERMMIETDSPYCEIKNTHAGMKFVKSTWPSKKKEKYDQECIVKGRNEPCLVRQVLEVVAGYKGLGDINQLSSTLYHNTCRVFFPQDLDSAADALLSGHHNTN is encoded by the exons ATGGCGTCGTTGAAGATGATAG ACATAGCAGTTAACTTCACAG ATGGGATGTTCAAGGGAGTTTACCATGGAAAGAACTGTCATCTCCCGGACATTGCGACCGTCTTGAACCGAGCTTGGTCTGCCGGAGTCGACAGAATCATA GTAACTGGTGGGTCATTGGAAGAATCAAGAGAAGCTCTTGCAATTGCAGAAACCGatg CAAGGCTGTTTTGTACCGTTGGGGTTCATCCAACTAGATGCAGT GAGTTTGAAGAGAGTGGTGATCCGGAGAAGCATTATCAGGATCTGTTTTCATTAGCCAATGAAGGAATGCAAAAAGGAAAG GTGGTAGCAATTGGTGAATGTGGATTGGATTATGATAGGCTTCAGTTCTGCCCTGCTGATATTCAGAAGAA GTATTTTGAGAAGCAATTCGAACTAGCATATGCTACAAAGCTGCCTATGTTCTTACATATGCGAGCAGCAGCTGCGGATTTCTGTGAAATTGTTGAAAGAAACAAGAACAG GTTCACTGGAGGGGTTGCTCATTCATTTACGGGTAGTGCATTGGACCGTGATAAGCTTCTTTCTTTCGAGAAAATGTACATTG GTGTGAATGGCTGCTCGTTGAAAACAGCTGAGAATCTTGATGTAATGAAAGGGATACCTGTAGAGAGGATGATGATCGAAACCGACTCTCCATACTGTGAGATCAAGAACACACACGCCGGGATGAAGTTTGTAAAGTCGACCTGGCCTtctaagaagaaggagaagtaTGATCAAGAGTGCATTGTCAAAGGCCGTAACGAACCTTGTTTGGTTCG GCAAGTTCTTGAGGTGGTGGCTGGCTATAAAGGACTTGGCGACATCAATCAACTTAGTTCAACCTTGTACCACAACACTTGCAG AGTGTTCTTCCCTCAGGACTTGGATTCTGCTGCAGATGCTCTGCTTTCCGGTCACCACAACACCAACTAG